AAACCGGTGGAAATGTGGAAGGTTCAAAACCCGGTGAAGAAGTGATTATAGATAATGTGATTGTTATTGGAGCGGAGAATTTTCCGGGACGTGTTGCAGTTCATGCCAGTCAAATGTATTCCGCTAATTTAGGGAATTTGATTGAACATTTCTGGAATAAGGAAACAAAGTCTTTTAATTACAAATTAGAAGACGAAATATTAAATGGATGTTTAATAATTCATGAAGGTAAATTAAGAAATGAATTAATACAAAAGGCAAGGAGCTAACAATGAAAAAAAGGATAGTAAAACTAAATAAAATTCCCCTGATGGGATGGGTAAGTTTGGTGGTGTTTGTATCTATCCTATCCCTTTTATTATTGGGGAGTTTCCCAAAAGTGAAAGCAGAAAGTAATGTAGGTTCTTCAGCAATACCTGCGGTTGTTGCAACAGAATGTGAGACAGAACAATCCTTGCCCAGTAGCAGGGCATTAAACCCCATGACATTACTTTTGTTTACTTTCTTAATATCGGTATTTCTTGGAGTAGAAATTTTGACCAAAGTGCCATCACAACTTCATACGCCCTTAATGTCCGGGTCTAATGCTATATCGGGAATAACAGTCGTAGGTGCATGCTTAGCTGCGGGACAAGGGAGAAATTCGGTGTTATTGATAGGTATTGGTGTAATCGCAATGATTTGTGCCATGATAAATGTTGCCGGTGGTTATCTTGTTACAGACAGAATGTTAAGAATGTTTAAAGGGAAGGAAAGGAAGTAACCGTGAACGAAACTATTAAAATATTAATTGAAGTTGCCTATATGGTATCGGCGGTTACCTTTATTTTAGGTCTGAAAATGCTCAGTAAGCCAACAACCGCCATTAAGGGAAATATCATTTCTGGATTAGGTATGTGCCTTGCTATTGCAGTTACGCTTGTCAATCCGGTAATCAAATCTTA
The Candidatus Hydrogenedens sp. genome window above contains:
- a CDS encoding NAD(P) transhydrogenase subunit alpha, translated to MTLLLFTFLISVFLGVEILTKVPSQLHTPLMSGSNAISGITVVGACLAAGQGRNSVLLIGIGVIAMICAMINVAGGYLVTDRMLRMFKGKERK